Proteins co-encoded in one Deltaproteobacteria bacterium genomic window:
- a CDS encoding DNA-binding protein yields the protein MSALKRGKHRAGAPIGCKTVTTYAGSKTELESSRATSRQSVGPNKTKSVKPRTVSRRQLEREKSKANREGHPSLEVIEYDRPSVREDCRMKARPCLFVSCSHHLYLDVTEKGSIVFNYPDKEPWELEETCSLDVAEKEDGQTLDEIGGLLNLTRERVRQVERSALDKLKASGKVER from the coding sequence ATGTCGGCACTAAAAAGAGGAAAACATAGAGCGGGTGCACCTATCGGGTGCAAGACAGTTACAACTTATGCTGGGTCGAAGACTGAGCTGGAGAGTTCCAGGGCGACTTCGAGGCAATCAGTTGGGCCCAATAAAACAAAATCTGTCAAACCAAGAACCGTATCGCGTCGTCAGCTCGAGCGAGAGAAAAGCAAGGCCAATAGAGAGGGTCACCCCAGCTTGGAGGTTATCGAGTATGATAGACCTTCTGTAAGGGAAGATTGCCGCATGAAAGCACGCCCTTGCCTGTTCGTATCATGCTCCCATCATCTCTATTTGGACGTGACAGAAAAAGGCTCGATTGTATTTAATTACCCCGATAAGGAGCCATGGGAGCTTGAGGAGACTTGCTCTCTGGATGTGGCCGAAAAGGAAGACGGGCAAACGCTTGACGAGATAGGTGGTCTTCTCAATTTGACACGCGAACGCGTAAGGCAAGTTGAGCGGTCTGCCCTGGACAAGCTTAAGGCAAGCGGTAAGGTTGAGCGCTGA
- a CDS encoding GNAT family N-acetyltransferase, with the protein MSSMHEIKSLGLRSDLMIASHKSVIEDCRDYILVKSAHNPDDCWGNFLLFKHPPAMLDAQLCNARSWEYFFHREFADQPNVGHVAFTWDSPEGIPGDSEEFLALGFHLNESRVFTASEIYPPVYGNQEIRISEINRVDQWRSVLDLLMLVRDPIHDEKAYRRYLERKVEHYRALAMKKAGAWFGAFVGEHLVGTLGMFTGEGLGRFQHVVTHPAYRRRGVCSTLMYEIGSLALTLDDVDQLVVVAPAHDDARRIYHSLGFKHSETLFSLEKSSSITDDDMSITQRMSTAQTAPITQVTPTFSSI; encoded by the coding sequence ATGAGTTCGATGCACGAGATAAAGTCTTTGGGATTAAGAAGTGACCTGATGATTGCGTCACACAAGAGCGTTATCGAGGACTGCAGAGATTATATCTTAGTCAAATCGGCACATAATCCAGATGATTGCTGGGGCAATTTTCTTCTCTTTAAACACCCCCCGGCCATGCTTGATGCTCAGCTTTGTAATGCGCGCAGCTGGGAATACTTCTTCCATCGTGAGTTTGCAGATCAGCCAAACGTAGGACACGTGGCATTTACGTGGGATAGCCCAGAGGGAATCCCGGGTGATTCCGAGGAATTTTTAGCGCTCGGTTTTCACTTGAATGAGTCACGGGTTTTTACAGCTTCCGAAATTTACCCGCCGGTTTATGGAAACCAGGAAATCCGCATCAGCGAGATAAACAGAGTTGATCAGTGGCGCTCTGTCCTTGATTTACTCATGCTCGTCCGTGACCCAATTCATGACGAGAAAGCATACCGAAGATACCTCGAACGAAAAGTAGAACATTACCGTGCCTTGGCCATGAAAAAGGCTGGCGCATGGTTTGGAGCTTTTGTTGGGGAGCACCTTGTCGGAACTCTCGGCATGTTTACTGGTGAAGGATTGGGACGTTTTCAACATGTGGTCACTCACCCTGCGTACCGTCGAAGGGGGGTGTGTAGCACACTGATGTATGAGATTGGTTCATTGGCCTTGACGCTCGATGATGTTGACCAGCTTGTAGTTGTTGCGCCGGCTCACGATGATGCTCGGCGAATCTATCACTCACTTGGATTCAAGCATTCTGAAACGCTTTTCTCTCTAGAGAAATCGAGTTCAATAACAGACGACGATATGAGTATCACCCAGAGGATGTCTACGGCTCAGACAGCGCCCATTACTCAAGTAACGCCGACGTTCTCTTCCATTTGA
- a CDS encoding DUF2834 domain-containing protein — protein MSQASRIRQLIYAALILVGFVGTQYYLIQFVEQTSGEFTIANLIAFDWARFMADGYANPAASFISVDVAIGLAGFIVFCVAECSRIKMKMGLVCIPVALFVAYAVAWPLFLLMRERHLEAPE, from the coding sequence GTGAGCCAAGCATCTCGCATCCGCCAGTTGATATACGCAGCCTTGATCCTCGTGGGATTTGTGGGCACTCAATATTATCTAATTCAGTTTGTTGAGCAGACCAGCGGTGAATTTACGATAGCGAATTTGATTGCTTTCGATTGGGCAAGATTTATGGCCGATGGTTATGCCAACCCAGCAGCCAGTTTTATTTCGGTTGATGTTGCCATTGGGTTAGCAGGGTTTATTGTTTTTTGTGTGGCCGAATGCTCGCGCATCAAAATGAAGATGGGCTTGGTTTGTATTCCCGTTGCTCTTTTCGTGGCTTACGCGGTGGCGTGGCCGCTTTTCTTGCTGATGCGCGAACGGCATCTTGAGGCTCCAGAGTGA
- the dctP gene encoding TRAP transporter substrate-binding protein DctP → MNRIRTSSPLVFLSLVSLVMAFASFASAADKIKLKVCTVAPPGTPWEQQTKGIKKHIRKDSGGVIKMKVYWGGAKGGEQECLKKVIKSDLHMYGGTLSAMNFHIPEFEVFDLPFLWDSTEQVDYVLDNHATPLVREIMAKGDLVFYQWAENGWQSVGNSGKFTKSPADFAGIPIRVQPSVIHPLTWKVIGATPVPLDIPDVVDALRTKKVTAFGQTPLYTFAANWQPHITHYTLTQHVYQPATIIYSKKFFDTLTPDLQKACLAHAQKDAEEGRAGVRQLEGQLIENFKSYGIKVYALTKAERKVFQKKGKEVRKQFESQASPSAKQLLKVIDKGQAAFNKK, encoded by the coding sequence ATGAATCGAATTCGAACCTCTTCACCTCTCGTCTTTCTTAGCCTTGTTTCCTTGGTTATGGCGTTTGCTTCTTTCGCGAGCGCTGCTGATAAAATCAAGCTAAAGGTATGTACGGTCGCACCACCAGGCACACCATGGGAGCAGCAAACCAAGGGCATTAAGAAACACATTCGAAAAGACTCGGGTGGTGTTATCAAAATGAAAGTTTATTGGGGCGGAGCCAAGGGTGGCGAACAGGAATGTCTCAAAAAGGTTATTAAGTCTGACCTACACATGTACGGCGGCACGCTTTCAGCCATGAACTTTCATATCCCCGAGTTCGAAGTTTTCGACCTTCCCTTTCTCTGGGACTCTACCGAGCAAGTGGATTACGTTCTGGATAATCACGCTACACCGCTGGTACGCGAGATCATGGCCAAGGGTGACTTGGTATTTTATCAATGGGCAGAAAACGGATGGCAGAGCGTTGGAAACAGCGGCAAGTTCACAAAGAGTCCTGCTGATTTTGCAGGAATCCCGATTCGGGTTCAGCCATCGGTCATTCACCCCCTTACCTGGAAAGTCATTGGTGCCACGCCAGTGCCCTTAGATATTCCGGATGTGGTTGATGCTTTGAGGACGAAGAAAGTGACAGCCTTCGGGCAGACACCCCTTTACACTTTTGCCGCCAACTGGCAGCCACACATCACGCACTATACGCTCACGCAGCACGTTTATCAGCCGGCGACGATTATCTACAGTAAGAAGTTCTTCGATACACTCACTCCCGATTTGCAGAAGGCCTGCTTGGCTCATGCTCAGAAAGATGCCGAGGAAGGTCGTGCAGGTGTGCGCCAGCTTGAAGGCCAGCTCATCGAAAACTTCAAGAGCTACGGAATCAAAGTCTACGCCCTAACAAAAGCGGAGAGAAAGGTGTTTCAGAAAAAGGGCAAAGAGGTTCGTAAGCAATTTGAGTCTCAAGCCTCTCCATCGGCGAAGCAGCTCTTAAAAGTCATTGATAAAGGCCAGGCTGCATTCAATAAAAAGTAG
- a CDS encoding pseudouridylate synthase produces MTEEHEEQAFDIEVLHRDEDIVVVNKPSGLLVHRGWDNDKVVAMTLVRDLVGCHVFPVHRLDRPTSGALIFALHKDAARVLSQSFEAGTVRKGYLALVRGITPDDGLIDNPVPKKPKGPRVDAVTRYRRIFTFERYSLVEAWPQTGRLHQIRRHLKHITHPLIGDVNYGKGDQNRLFRERFSLNRLALHAACISFNHPVSDVLVEIQAPMPVDMAGPLTQMGVPNELLSLASTGSGSLEPFVAGG; encoded by the coding sequence ATGACTGAAGAGCACGAGGAACAGGCTTTTGATATTGAGGTTCTTCACCGCGACGAGGATATTGTTGTGGTGAATAAGCCCTCGGGCTTGCTGGTTCATCGAGGCTGGGACAACGACAAAGTGGTCGCCATGACCCTGGTTCGTGATTTGGTCGGTTGCCATGTATTCCCCGTTCATCGGCTGGATCGACCTACAAGCGGTGCATTGATTTTCGCCCTCCATAAAGATGCAGCTCGTGTTCTGTCGCAAAGCTTCGAAGCTGGAACTGTTCGAAAGGGATACTTGGCGTTGGTCCGCGGGATCACTCCGGATGACGGGTTGATTGATAACCCTGTCCCAAAGAAGCCGAAAGGTCCGAGGGTTGATGCGGTCACCCGCTACAGGAGAATCTTTACCTTCGAAAGGTATTCACTGGTCGAAGCGTGGCCGCAAACCGGGCGATTACATCAAATACGCAGGCACCTAAAGCACATTACTCACCCGTTGATTGGTGACGTTAACTACGGCAAAGGCGACCAGAATCGGCTTTTTCGTGAGCGCTTTAGTTTGAACCGCTTGGCTCTGCATGCGGCATGCATCTCTTTTAATCATCCGGTTAGCGATGTGCTCGTGGAGATTCAAGCTCCTATGCCAGTGGATATGGCTGGCCCCTTGACGCAAATGGGGGTTCCCAATGAACTTCTGAGCCTGGCATCGACTGGGTCAGGGAGTCTTGAGCCTTTTGTAGCCGGCGGGTAA
- a CDS encoding GGDEF domain-containing protein — protein MADDFEQTQMMEAISDQVEEASSTAPCLVAFAGKLLGQTFPIEKDEIILGRVPENDVVVPDRGVSRKHCRLVRRKERIFIQDLKSTNGTLINELPIAKSELRDGDFVKIGSAVFQFTFRNATEACFHEELYKLTTIDSLTGAFNRRHFDSCLSAEIGRAERYGRCLTVGLVRIHQLQNITTEHGSEGQQHILRGCASVMKSYLRQNDVVARFTDEVFAVIIPEVTEDNAQLAFQKLLKAVKEQPFEHDGKALTVSLCLGTATASPTQNKRVHSEDLIAACTIAIEKAFAQGPHTLVHEELGEA, from the coding sequence GTGGCTGATGATTTTGAACAAACCCAAATGATGGAGGCAATCTCCGATCAGGTTGAAGAAGCCAGCTCAACAGCGCCTTGTCTTGTAGCATTTGCCGGGAAACTGCTCGGTCAAACTTTTCCTATTGAAAAAGATGAAATCATTCTTGGGCGCGTCCCAGAAAATGACGTGGTAGTTCCCGACAGGGGTGTTTCGCGTAAACACTGCCGTCTCGTCCGAAGAAAAGAGCGCATATTCATTCAGGACCTGAAGTCCACCAATGGAACACTCATCAACGAGTTACCCATTGCCAAAAGTGAATTACGAGATGGAGATTTCGTAAAAATTGGTTCAGCTGTTTTTCAGTTTACTTTTCGAAACGCGACCGAAGCTTGCTTTCATGAAGAGCTCTACAAGCTCACCACCATCGATTCGCTCACCGGTGCTTTTAATCGCCGACACTTCGACAGTTGCTTGAGCGCCGAAATCGGCCGTGCTGAACGGTACGGACGCTGTCTTACCGTTGGACTGGTCCGTATTCACCAACTCCAAAATATCACAACCGAACACGGCTCCGAAGGCCAACAGCACATCCTTCGAGGCTGCGCCTCTGTCATGAAAAGTTATTTGCGACAAAACGATGTGGTGGCGAGGTTTACGGACGAAGTCTTTGCAGTGATTATTCCCGAGGTTACGGAAGACAACGCTCAGCTAGCTTTTCAAAAACTTCTAAAGGCCGTTAAAGAGCAACCGTTTGAACATGATGGAAAAGCGCTAACTGTGAGTCTGTGCCTCGGAACAGCTACAGCCAGCCCTACACAAAACAAACGCGTGCATTCTGAAGATCTCATTGCCGCCTGTACCATCGCAATCGAAAAAGCCTTCGCTCAGGGGCCACACACCTTGGTTCATGAGGAATTAGGAGAGGCATAA